One Littorina saxatilis isolate snail1 linkage group LG12, US_GU_Lsax_2.0, whole genome shotgun sequence genomic region harbors:
- the LOC138981818 gene encoding serine/arginine repetitive matrix protein 2-like: protein MSRWRDVSRWRDVSRWSDVSRWRDVSRWRDVSRWRDVSRWRDVSRRRDVSRWRDVSRRSDVSRRRDVSRWRDVSRWRDVSRWRDVSRRRDVSRWSDVSRWRDVSRWRDVSRWRDVSRWRDVSRWRDVSRWRDVSRWRDVSRWRDVSRWRDVSRWRDVSRGRDVSRWRDVSRWRDVSRGRDVSRWSDVSRWRDVSWWRDVSRWRDVSRWRDVSRWRDVSRWRDVSRWRDVSRWRDVSRWRDVSRWRDVSRWRDVSRWRDVSRWSDVSRWRDVSRWRDVSRWRSVSRWRDVSRWRDVSRWRDVSRWRDVSRRRDVSRWRDVSRWRDVSRWRDVSRWRDVSRWRDVSRWRDVSRWRDVSRWRDVSRRSDVSRRRDVSRWRDVSRWRDVSRWRDVSRWRDVSRWRDVSMWRDVSRWRDVSRWRDVSRWRDVSMWRDVSRWRDVSRWRDVSST from the exons ATGTCAAGGTGGAGGGATGTGTCAAGGTGGAGAGATGTGTCAAGGTGGAGCGATGTGTCAAGGTGGAGGGATGTGTCAAGGTGGAGGGATGTGTCAAGGTGGAGGGATGTGTCAAGGTGGAGGGATGTGTCAAGGCGGAGGGATGTGTCAAGGTGGAGGGATGTGTCAAGGCGGAGCGATGTGTCAAGGCGGAGGGATGTGTCAAGGTGGAGGGATGTGTCAAGATGGAGGGATGTGTCAAGGTGGAGAGATGTGTCAAGGCGGAGGGATGTGTCAAGGTGGAGCGATGTGTCAAGGTGGAGAGATGTGTCAAGGTGGAGGGATGTGTCAAGGTGGAGAGATGTGTCAAGGTGGAGGGATGTGTCAAGGTGGAGGGATGTGTCAAGGTGGAGAGATGTGTCAAGGTGGAGGGATGTGTCAAGGTGGAGGGATGTGTCAAGGTGGAGAGATGTGTCAAGGTGGAGGGATGTGTCAAGGGGGAGGGATGTGTCAAGGTGGAGAGATGTGTCAAGGTGGAGGGATGTGTCAAGGGGGAGGGATGTGTCAAGGTGGAGCGATGTGTCAAGGTGGAGGGATGTGTCATGGTGGAGGGATGTGTCAAGGTGGAGGGATGTGTCAAGGTGGAGGGATGTGTCAAGGTGGAGGGATGTGTCAAGGTGGAGGGATGTGTCAAGGTGGAGGGATGTGTCAAGGTGGAGGGATGTGTCAAGGTGGAGGGATGTGTCAAG GTGGAGGGATGTGTCAAGGTGGAGGGATGTGTCAAGGTGGAGGGATGTGTCAAGGTGGAGCGATGTGTCAAGGTGGAGGGATGTGTCAAGGTGGAGGGATGTGTCAAGGTGGAGAAGTGTGTCAAGGTGGAGGGATGTGTCAAGGTGGAGAGATGTGTCAAGGTGGAGGGATGTGTCAAGGTGGAGGGATGTGTCAAGGCGGAGAGATGTGTCAAGGTGGAGAGATGTGTCAAGGTGGAGGGATGTGTCAAGGTGGAGAGATGTGTCAAGGTGGAGGGATGTGTCAAGGTGGAGGGATGTGTCAAG GTGGAGGGATGTGTCAAGGTGGAGGGATGTGTCAAGGTGGAGGGATGTGTCAAGGCGGAGCGATGTGTCAAGGCGGAGGGATGTGTCAAGGTGGAGGGATGTGTCAAGATGGAGGGATGTGTCAAGGTGGAGGGATGTGTCAAGATGGAGGGATGTGTCAAGGTGGAGAGATGTGTCAATGTGGAGAGATGTGTCAAGATGGAGAGATGTGTCAAGGTGGAGGGATGTGTCAAGGTGGAGGGATGTGTCAATGTGGAGAGATGTGTCAAGGTGGAGAGATGTGTCAAGGTGGAGGGATGTGTCAAG CACCTGA